GTATGCACCGCGACGGAATACGTGTGGTGATCGCAGGAAAACCCAATGTGGGCAAATCGACATTGTTTAACACGCTTATGGGCTCGAACCGCGTCATCGTCACGCCCTACCCCGGGACGACCCGTGATCCTGTGGATGATTTTCTGGTGTTGAATGGAATGGGGTTCCTCCTGTGCGATACGGCAGGAATGAGACAAGAGCCTGACCCAATCGAACGAGAAGGCATATTCAGGACACAGCAACGCATCGATAACGCCGACATTGCCATCGTTGTACTGGATGGTTCCGCTCCTCTTGATCAGGAAGACGAAAAAGTTCTTTGCACCTGTCGCGAAAAAGCGTCGATTACCGTTCTCAATAAAGCCGATCTCGGTCTCGTCATCGATCCCGGCCATCCGCTTCTTCAGAGCACTGCGATTCCCATAAGTGCAAAGACGGGCTTCGGAATCCAAGACCTGGAGGAACAGCTTCGAATGACGGGCAGCGCACGTTTCTCGTCTGATGCGGGTAGTCTCCTGAGTTCCTGGTGTGTTCAGCCGCTTGCTTCCGCGGAGCAGCACGTGAAAGCTGTCCTGGATGGGCTTCATACGAGGAGCATGGCTCCGGAAATTATTGCTCTGGAACTCAAGAAAGCACTTGAGTACCTGGAAGAAATTACCGGAGAAAGGGCAGATGACGGGATTCTCGACCGTATTTTTGAGAGATTCTGTATAGGCAAGTAATTGGTTATTTGCAGATTCGTCTAATTATAGTAAGCGCCAAAACTAATGTCTGATTCAGAAAAAAGAGTGTTGGTAGGTGCCGTGCCTCCGTGCCGGCACGTGTTCAATATGATCAATGATATCGATAAAATGGATCGGTAAGGAGAGATTGTCTCAAGATTCTCCAATGCATAACAATCGTGCCACGATTCTCCTTCTTTGGTAGGGGCAGACCTATGCGTCTGCCCTTATTTGGGCGGACACGCAGGTCCGCCCCTACAATACGGCCGAGAATATAATGAGAACTTCGTGCCACGATCCGGGGACAAATTTCGACTCTTGGAACAAGCTCCGAGACCTACTCTACAGTGGCATCGCTCTCAACAACAAGATTGCACCTCTTTGGCCTTGTTCGCTCTAACGGGCTTCTTCGGATCTTCCCGCAGGAGAAGCCGGAGTGCCAAACAGAATCAGGACTTCATCCGTATCCACCGTTTGCCCCGGAGAGACCAAGATACGCTCAACTGTTCCTTCACACGGGGAGGCAACACTGCTTTCCATTTTCATGGATTCCAGCCGGATAAGCTCCTGGCCTTTACGCACGTAGTCTCCCTCATTGACATTCACTGCCGTAACGAGGCCGGGCATGGGGCATTTGAGCTCGTTTTCCGTAATCTCTTCTCGGTTCCTCAACATGTAGGGAGCAAGCTTCCATTCAGCAGGGGTATAGATTTCAAAAAGTCGCACGATACCGCAGAAAAATGCCTTGATGTGATTTTCGTCGTACTGAAGCCTGAACATGTGCGAGGAGCCATCGATCCTCAGGACAAGGCGACGGCGATAATACTCAAATTCCGGCGTGATCACGTCGTATTCGTGACCGTCCACGGTGACATTCCAGTTGTGGGTTTGCGGGTCGCCTCCAAGTCTGACCGGAAAGACATGGTCCCCTACGTTTACGACATAATCATGTGATTCTTTGAGAGCCGGTATTCCGCCGACCAGCGGTCTCATGTGCTTCAAAGATTCCTTCATAAGGCTTTGACGAAAATGGTACACCAGGACGGAAGCAATGGTCATGTAGCGAAGGTGCTCCAGATTCGGCTCACGGTCGAACTCCGATCCGGAAAAATGCTCATCGATAAAACGCGTAGACAAATTCCCGTTAACAAAAGCAGGATGATTGATTACCGCATTTACGAAATCCACGTTGGTTGTGATTCCCTCGATATGGTACCCGTTCAGAGCTTTCACCAGAGTTGTCCTGGCTTCTTCTCGGTTTGTGCCCCACGCGGCCACTTTTGCGAGCAGCGAGTCATAGTAAATGGTGATGGCACTCCCCGCCTGGATGCCGCTGTCTACACGGATATTCTCACCACTGGGCAATGCGTACCGAGTGACCATACCCGTTGTGGGGACAAAACCCTTGGACGGGTCCTCGGCGCATACTCGAGCTTCAATAGCCCATCCTTTGAACGCTACCTGCTTCTGTTGCATCGGTAACGGCTCGCCTGCCGCAATACGAATCTGCAGCTCGACAAGATCCAGATTCGTCACCATCTCTGTGATCGGATGCTCCACCTGGAGTCGCGCATTCATCTCCAAAAAGTAGAACGCACCATCCGGGCCAAGGATGAACTCCACTGTTCCGGCATTGGAGTAACCGGCCTCTCTTGCGAGGTTGCATGCTACCTCAGTCATTTTGCTCCGGAGAGTCGCATCAACCGCAAGAGAAGGAGTCTCCTCGATAATCTTCTGGTAACGCCGCTGAATGGAGCATTCTCTCTCTCCGAGATGAATCACATTGCCATGCATGTCGGCTATAATCTGAATTTCTATATGGCGTGGATTTTCGATATATCGCTCCATAAAAATTCTGTCGTCAGCAAATGCCTTTCTGGTCTCGTCGCGAGCCGCACTCAATGCAGAAGCCAGTTCGTCTTTTGTCATGACAATCCGCATACCGCGGCCACCGCCTCCGGCAGCGGGTTTCAGCAGTATCGGCCACCCGATGGCATCCGCAAGAGCGTACGCTTCTTCAATACCCAGAATCGGCTGGTGATGGCCCGGAACAACAGGCACCCCTCCCCTCGCTGCCAATGCCTTGGATTCCATCTTATCGCCCAGGAGTCTCATGGCAGAGGCAGGCGGTCCGATAAAGGCTAAACCGGCATTGGTAATCATCTCCGCAAAGTGCGCGTTCTCGGACAGAAAACCGTACCCCGGATGAATGGCTTCGCATCCGCGGTTCAAGGCAGTCTCTACGATGCGCTCCGCATTGAGATAGGAATCGGCCGGTCGGGAACCGTCGATGCAAATCGCATCGTCTGCTTCCTGAACGTGCCGGGAGCGAACATCAATCTCCGAAAAAATGGTTACTGCTTTGATGCCCATTTTTTGGCAAGTCTTCATGATTCTCACGGCAATTTCGCCGCGGTTTGCTATAAGAACGCTACCGAACATCGAATTCCTCACAATGGTATGTTTCCGTGTTTTCTTGTCGGCCTTGTAGATTCTTTTCCTTCCAGAAATTGCAGACTCCGGATCAGTCTTTTCCGAGTCTCGCTCGGGAAGATCACATCGTCAATGTATCCACGCTTGGCAGCCAAAAATGGGTTGGCAAAAGTGGTACGGTAGACCTCTTCTTTTTCCAGGAGTGCTGCTGCAGGGTCAGACGCTGTCTCGATCTCTTTACGATAAATCACTTCCGCAGCCCCGCGTGGTCCCAGGACCGCAATTTCGGCAGTCGGCCACGCGTAGTTGACATCGGACCCAATGTGTTTGGAATTCATGACAATGTATGCTCCACCGTACGCCTTGCGAACAATCACGGTAATTCTGGGGACTGTAGCCTCGATAAAAGCATACAGGAGCTTGGCGCCATGTCGTATAATGCCGCCGTGTTCTTGTTCCGGGCCGGGCATAAATCCCGGAACGTCAACGAGACATATGAGCGGAATGTTGAACGCATCGCAAAATCTCACAAACCTTGCACCCTTTACCGAGGCATTGTTGTCCAACACTCCAGCCAGAACCGCAGGTTGATTGGCCACCAGCCCGATGGTCTCCCCGCCGAGCCTACCGAATCCGACAATCAGATTGCGCGCAAAATGCGCGTGAACTTCCAGAAATTCGGCTCCATCCAAAATACTGTTGATAAGAATTCTCATGTCATACGGTTGATTCGGGCTCGTGGGCACCAGATAATCAAGCGCAGGGTCGGTTCTATCGAGTGGATCTCTGAGATCCAATATGGGAGGCTTTAGCCGATTGTTCGAAGGCAGATAGTTAATGAGCCTGCGCACTTCCCGGAGGCACAGGATGTCGTTCGGAACAATGAAATGGGCAACTCCGCTCTTAGTCGCGTGAGAATGTGCACCGCCCAGCTCTTCGAAACTGATGTCTTTATGAATGACGGTCTTCACCACATTGGGGCCCGTGACGAACATGAAAGATGACTT
The sequence above is a segment of the Desulfomonile tiedjei DSM 6799 genome. Coding sequences within it:
- the mnmE gene encoding tRNA uridine-5-carboxymethylaminomethyl(34) synthesis GTPase MnmE, whose amino-acid sequence is MTMPTPDTIVAISTPRGYSGIGVVRMSGPDSLPILTQIFMPTAADGFNDRTAVHGKLVDRDGRILDDGIAVFMRGPGSYTGEDVVEISLHGSPVILDAAVGLILASGARMAQRGEFTRRAFLNGKLDLLQAEAVVDLIESKTEGAAREARLRLDKGMSSRIANIASTLKDILAELEAHMDFDEDDENPAPDPESRLAALISEFTALQRSVDSSRMHRDGIRVVIAGKPNVGKSTLFNTLMGSNRVIVTPYPGTTRDPVDDFLVLNGMGFLLCDTAGMRQEPDPIEREGIFRTQQRIDNADIAIVVLDGSAPLDQEDEKVLCTCREKASITVLNKADLGLVIDPGHPLLQSTAIPISAKTGFGIQDLEEQLRMTGSARFSSDAGSLLSSWCVQPLASAEQHVKAVLDGLHTRSMAPEIIALELKKALEYLEEITGERADDGILDRIFERFCIGK
- a CDS encoding acetyl-CoA carboxylase biotin carboxylase subunit, producing the protein MFGSVLIANRGEIAVRIMKTCQKMGIKAVTIFSEIDVRSRHVQEADDAICIDGSRPADSYLNAERIVETALNRGCEAIHPGYGFLSENAHFAEMITNAGLAFIGPPASAMRLLGDKMESKALAARGGVPVVPGHHQPILGIEEAYALADAIGWPILLKPAAGGGGRGMRIVMTKDELASALSAARDETRKAFADDRIFMERYIENPRHIEIQIIADMHGNVIHLGERECSIQRRYQKIIEETPSLAVDATLRSKMTEVACNLAREAGYSNAGTVEFILGPDGAFYFLEMNARLQVEHPITEMVTNLDLVELQIRIAAGEPLPMQQKQVAFKGWAIEARVCAEDPSKGFVPTTGMVTRYALPSGENIRVDSGIQAGSAITIYYDSLLAKVAAWGTNREEARTTLVKALNGYHIEGITTNVDFVNAVINHPAFVNGNLSTRFIDEHFSGSEFDREPNLEHLRYMTIASVLVYHFRQSLMKESLKHMRPLVGGIPALKESHDYVVNVGDHVFPVRLGGDPQTHNWNVTVDGHEYDVITPEFEYYRRRLVLRIDGSSHMFRLQYDENHIKAFFCGIVRLFEIYTPAEWKLAPYMLRNREEITENELKCPMPGLVTAVNVNEGDYVRKGQELIRLESMKMESSVASPCEGTVERILVSPGQTVDTDEVLILFGTPASPAGRSEEAR
- a CDS encoding acyl-CoA carboxylase subunit beta, coding for MRDAARMAGGSQKLMDQRARGKLTARERVELLLDEGSFEEFDMLKLGRGGHLGREREYLGDGVITGHGMIDGREVFLYSQDFTVVGGSLGEAHSEKICKIMDQAVRVGAPFIGLNDSGGARIQEGVDALAAYGQIFNRNVMASGVVPQISCIMGPCAGGAVYSPSMTDFTFMVDKSSFMFVTGPNVVKTVIHKDISFEELGGAHSHATKSGVAHFIVPNDILCLREVRRLINYLPSNNRLKPPILDLRDPLDRTDPALDYLVPTSPNQPYDMRILINSILDGAEFLEVHAHFARNLIVGFGRLGGETIGLVANQPAVLAGVLDNNASVKGARFVRFCDAFNIPLICLVDVPGFMPGPEQEHGGIIRHGAKLLYAFIEATVPRITVIVRKAYGGAYIVMNSKHIGSDVNYAWPTAEIAVLGPRGAAEVIYRKEIETASDPAAALLEKEEVYRTTFANPFLAAKRGYIDDVIFPSETRKRLIRSLQFLEGKESTRPTRKHGNIPL